From a single Vitis vinifera cultivar Pinot Noir 40024 chromosome 18, ASM3070453v1 genomic region:
- the LOC104877939 gene encoding uncharacterized protein LOC104877939 — MARTRGAKSSSPSSRKKVPREEPVPGPISEPPRLKTVSPPLKPAPPKPPARRYLTRSGGRPLQKRARVESSEPIDLTEQSPEPLPVPSPAPPAEPQEPQPPLPEPQNPSEIAPEAVIRRPMLTQPPIEGNLDCRAQPFHSELCFDIATFQLRPELAQLLCQILEHLGYPTEPQLERKRICREVFTLEKWNNMTTYRVDQPERPQPAARRAFPRHIPEGIPIAAPAIPRAPPRVMPFIGDPHSISEQPCS; from the exons atggcgcgaaccagaggggccaagtcttcctctccttcaagcCGCAAGAAAGTCCCACGAGAGGAGCCCGTTCCAGGTCCCATTTCTGAGCCTCCGCGGCTAAAAACAGTTTCCCCTCCGTTGAAGCCCGCGCCGCCAAAGCCTCCGGCGAGGCGTTATCTCaccaggtcagggggtcggccACTGCAAAAGAGAGCCAGGGTTGAAAGCTCAGAGCCTATTGACTTGACGGAGCAGTCCCCAGAACCCTTGCCAGTTCCATCTCCGGCGCCGCCAGCAGAGCCTCAGGAGCCTCAGCCAccacttcccgagccccaaaATCCATCTGAGATAGCCCCTGAAGCAGTAATCAGGCGGCCAATGTTGACTCAGCCTCCAATTGAGGGGAATTTGGACTGTAGAGCTCagccattccactccgagctgtGCTTTGACATAGCTACATTCCAATTGCGGCCGGAGCTTGCACA gctgctgtgccaaattctggagcacCTGGGGTATCCTACAGAGCCTCAGTTGGAGCGCAAGCGCATTTGccgagaggtatttactctcgaaaaatggaacaacatgacaaCTTATAGAGTTGACCAGCCAGAGCGCCCACAGCCAGCTGCTAGGAGAGCATTCCCACGAcatatacctgagggtatacctattgctgctcctgccattcccaGAGCTCCACCA AGAGTTATGCCGTTCATTGGAGACCCTCACAGCATCTCAGAGCAGCCTTGCTCATGA